A window from Schistosoma haematobium chromosome 1, whole genome shotgun sequence encodes these proteins:
- the SLU7 gene encoding mRNA splicing protein (EggNog:ENOG410VB9U~COG:A) → MSFVPNFPPSLLQRIKSDDAGDEKKRSKDDYRKMKELEEARKLAVMPAMKDEEGRDINPHIPQYIMQAPWYYGALHPTLRHQRIQDEKKREDTSGKMKGSNALNVWYKRGLPQIKQKVTFYRDGACGNCGSMSHKRKDCLERPRKVGAKYTGLDIAGDECQQVTLDLDYEGKRDRWNGYDPSEHKRIFEEYQRLEEARKIAKAKKLEEKLAKATEGSGGQEEPAASAAKPSLDDDGDFDAEDGDKYGDELDMPGQKFDSKQRQSIRNLRIREDTAKYLFNLDPNSAYYDSKTRAMRGNPFENSGKPESEVPFAGDNFVRYDGDVQDMIDRQVFAWEMHDKLGLDVHLQADPTRLELLAKKVSKAKCDVQNKVRAEILERYGGHEHLESIPKELILGQWESYAEYSPTGRMIRGAEKPTVKSRYEEDVFNNNHTSVWGSYWFNGQWGYRCCHSLIKESYCLGEKSKETSFPEVPDGPTAVALLKPPPMPTDADTNFDNKANLENNTNRNVLKHKKRKHVRSKSGSSSSSSSSSGSSSDSSEEGMVDCINENDHLRETVMEQSRSRFGSDEEIEEHPTDTKTIENRNKELARSEARRERIRVQRADKKKKRKDHLKKSSKNKHKRRRNESSSSSSAESVEGIEEVQERLIQEAIRKERERLKAVDEYLAMDERKRPYNSLADVKAPTAEEMEAYYRTKVNRDDPMSHFV, encoded by the exons ATGTCGTTCGTACCCAACTTTCCGCCTTCTCTTCTTCAACGCATCAAAAGTGATGACGCAGGTGATGAAAAAAAGAGAAGCAAAGATGACTATAGGAAGATGAAGGAACTTGAAGAGGCCAGAAAACTGGCCGTGATGCCTGCAATGAAGGATGAGGAAGGACGGGACATTAATCCTCATATTCCACAGTACATTATGCAAGCTCCATGGTATTATGGTGCCCTGCATCCGACTTTGCGGCATCAACGGATACAAGATGAAAAAAAACGTGAGGACACCTCTGGCAAAATGAAGGGTTCTAATGCTCTCAATGTTTGGTACAAAAGGGGACTGCCCCAAATCAAACAAAAGGTTACATTCTACCGAGATGGAGCTTGTGGAAATTGTGGATCCATGTCACACAAGCGTAAAGATTGTCTTGAGCGTCCTCGAAAA GTTGGTGCGAAATATACTGGTCTTGATATTGCTGGAGATGAGTGCCAGCAAGTAACCTTAGATTTGGACTATGAAGGTAAACGTGATCGATGGAATGGATATGATCCATCGGAACATAAAAGAATATTTGAAGAGTACCAGAGACTGGAGGAAGCAAGAAAAATAGCCAAAGCAAAAAAATTGGAAGAAAAATTAGCTAAGGCAACAGAAGGAAGTGGTGGGCAA GAAGAACCTGCAGCCTCTGCCGCAAAACCTAGTTTGGATGACGATGGCGATTTCGATGCCGAAGATGGTGACAAATATGGTGACGAGTTAGATATGCCTGGGCAAAAGTTTGATAGTAAACAACGTCAGTCTATCCGTAATTTGCGTATTCGTGAAGATACTGCTAAATATCTGTTCAACTTGGATCCTAACAGTGCCTACTATGACTCCAAAACTCGTGCTATGCGTGGTAATCCTTTCGAAAATAGTGGAAAACCTGAATCCGAAGTTCCTTTTGCTGGAGATAACTTTGTTCGTTATGATGGAGATGTTCAGGACATGATTGATCGACAAGTATTTGCTTGGGAGATGCACGATAAGCTTGGTTTAGATGTCCATTTACAA gCAGATCCAACTCGTCTGGAATTGTTAGCTAAAAAAGTATCCAAAGCTAAATGTGATGTCCAAAACAAAGTACGTGCAGAAATTCTTGAACGTTATGGTGGTCACGAGCATTTGGAATCGATTCCGAAGGAATTAATACTTGGTCAGTGGGAATCATATGCCGAATATTCTCCTACTGGTCGTATGATCAGGGGAGCTGAAAAACCAACAGTCAAATCTCGTTATGAAGAAGATGTCTTCAACAACAATCATACA AGCGTATGGGGCTCATATTGGTTTAATGGTCAATGGGGCTATCGATGTTGCCACTCGCTCATAAAGGAATCTTACTGTTTAGGAGAAAAAAGCAAAGAAACAAGTTTCCCGGAAGTCCCAGATGGACCAACAGCTGTGGCGTTGCTAAAGCCACCACCTATGCCTACAGATGCCGACACTAACTTTGACAATAAAGCTAACCTGGAGAATAATACAAATAGAAATGTTTTGAAACACAAAAAACGAAAGCATGTCAGAAGCAAGTCTGGTTCAAGTTCTAGTTCAAGCTCATCCTCAGGTTCCAGTAGTGATTCTTCGGAAGAAGGAATGGTGGATTGTATAAACGAGAATGATCACCTTCGGGAAACAGTCATGGAACAATCACGTTCTAGGTTTGGATCGGATGAAGAAATAGAGGAGCATCCTACAGATACGAAAACCATagaaaatagaaataaagaaCTAGCGAGATCTGAAGCGCGTCGTGAGCGTATTCGTGTTCAACGTGctgataaaaaaaagaaacgaaaagaTCATCTCAAAAAGTCCTCTAAAAACAAGCACAAACGTAGGCGAAACGAAAGTAGCTCAAGTTCTTCCGCAGAATCAGTGGAAGGTATAGAGGAAGTACAAGAACGGCTAATTCAAGAAGCAATAAGAAAAGAAAGAGAACGTTTGAAAGCCGTAGATGAATATCTTGCAATGGACGAGCGTAAACGACCATATAATTCACTTGCTGACGTTAAAGCCCCTACTGCAGAAGAGATGGAAGCTTATTATCGTACTAAAGTAAATCGCGATGATCCAATGTCGCATTTTGTATGA
- the RUVBL2_1 gene encoding RuvB-like 2, variant 2 (EggNog:ENOG410V9J6~COG:L) has protein sequence METVYDLGQKMIESLTKEKVQAGDVITIDKPSGKITRLGRSFTRARDYDATGGQTKFIQCPEGELQKRKEVVHTVTLHEIDVINSRTQGFLALFSGDTGEIKSEVRDQINHKVAEWREEGKAEIVPGVLFIDEVHMLDIECFSFLNRALESDMAPVLIVATNRGITRIRGTNYQSPHGIPIDLLDRLLIISTDSYTDKEIQAILKIRCEEEDVDISEDALVVLTRIGMQTSLRYAIQLITTANLVCRKRKGLEVSKEDIRKVYSLFMDEARSTLFLKEYQQEFMFNEISEIQPSNSGDKLNA, from the exons ATGGAGACAGTTTACGATCTAGGTCAAAAAATGATCGAGTCCCTAACAAAGGAAAAAGTTCAAGCTGG TGATGTTATTACTATTGATAAACCCTCTGGAAAAATAACAAGACTAGGTCGGTCGTTTACCAGGGCTCGAGACTACGATGCTACCGGTGGTCAAACAAAGTTTATTCAGTGTCCGGAAGGTGAATTGCAAAAACGAAAAGAAGTTGTTCATACTGTTACTTTACACGAAATCGACGTAATTAACAGCAGGACTCAGGGTTTTCTTGCCCTCTTCAGTGGAGATACCGGTGAAATAAAGTCGGAGGTTAGGGATCAAATTAATCACAAAGTAGCTGAATGGAGGGAGGAAGGAAAGGCAGAAATAGTTCCTGGT GTCCTGTTTATTGACGAAGTGCACATGTTGGATATTGAATGCTTCTCATTTCTTAATCGAGCCCTTGAATCTGACATGGCCCCTGTGTTAATTGTGGCAACAAACCGAGGTATCACAAG AATTCGTGGTACTAATTATCAGAGCCCACACGGAATACCTATTGATCTTCTTGATCGTCTCCTCATcatttcaactgactcatataCTGACAAAGAAATCCAAGCAATTTTGAAGATTCGTTGTGAAGAAGAGGATGTTGATATTTCGGAAGACGCACTGGTCGTTCTTACTCGGATCGGTATGCAGACATCCTTACGTTATGCAATCCAACTGATAACCACTGCAAATTTGGTGTGTCGAAAACGCAAG GGCTTAGAAGTCAGTAAAGAAGATATACGAAAAGTGTATTCTTTGTTTATGGATGAGGCTCGGTCGACTCTTTTTCTCAAGGAATATCAGCAAGAATTTATGTTTAATGAAATATCTGAAATACAACCTTCCAACTCAG GTGACAAACTTAATGCGTGA
- the RUVBL2_1 gene encoding RuvB-like 2, variant 4 (EggNog:ENOG410V9J6~COG:L), with protein sequence MVGQCKARRAAGLILGMIREGKIAGRAILLAGPPGTGKTAIAMGMAQALGHDTPFTAMAGSEIFSLEMSKTEALTQAFRKSIGVRIKEEAEIIEGEVVEVLIDRPATGTGAKIGKLTLKTTEMETVYDLGQKMIESLTKEKVQAGDVITIDKPSGKITRLGRSFTRARDYDATGGQTKFIQCPEGELQKRKEVVHTVTLHEIDVINSRTQGFLALFSGDTGEIKSEVRDQINHKVAEWREEGKAEIVPGVLFIDEVHMLDIECFSFLNRALESDMAPVLIVATNRGITRIRGTNYQSPHGIPIDLLDRLLIISTDSYTDKEIQAILKIRCEEEDVDISEDALVVLTRIGMQTSLRYAIQLITTANLVCRKRKGLEVSKEDIRKVYSLFMDEARSTLFLKEYQQEFMFNEISEIQPSNSGDKLNA encoded by the exons ATGGTTGGCCAATGTAAGGCAAGAAGAGCAGCTGGCCTTATCTTGGGTATGATTCGTGAGGGCAAAATCGCTGGGCGTGCCATACTTCTTGCTGGTCCACCTGGTACAGGCAAGACTGCAATTGCTATGGGTATGGCTCAGGCACTTGGTCATGACACACCATTCACTGCAATGGCTGGTAGTGAAATATTCTCATTAGAAATGAGTAAGACAGAAGCTCTTACTCAAGCATTCAGAAAATCAATTGGCGTGCGGATCAA AGAGGAAGCCGAAATAATTGAAGGAGAAGTTGTCGAAGTCTTAATAGACCGCCCAGCAACCGGAACAGGCGCAAAAATAGGCAAATTAACGCTTAAGACAACTGAGATGGAGACAGTTTACGATCTAGGTCAAAAAATGATCGAGTCCCTAACAAAGGAAAAAGTTCAAGCTGG TGATGTTATTACTATTGATAAACCCTCTGGAAAAATAACAAGACTAGGTCGGTCGTTTACCAGGGCTCGAGACTACGATGCTACCGGTGGTCAAACAAAGTTTATTCAGTGTCCGGAAGGTGAATTGCAAAAACGAAAAGAAGTTGTTCATACTGTTACTTTACACGAAATCGACGTAATTAACAGCAGGACTCAGGGTTTTCTTGCCCTCTTCAGTGGAGATACCGGTGAAATAAAGTCGGAGGTTAGGGATCAAATTAATCACAAAGTAGCTGAATGGAGGGAGGAAGGAAAGGCAGAAATAGTTCCTGGT GTCCTGTTTATTGACGAAGTGCACATGTTGGATATTGAATGCTTCTCATTTCTTAATCGAGCCCTTGAATCTGACATGGCCCCTGTGTTAATTGTGGCAACAAACCGAGGTATCACAAG AATTCGTGGTACTAATTATCAGAGCCCACACGGAATACCTATTGATCTTCTTGATCGTCTCCTCATcatttcaactgactcatataCTGACAAAGAAATCCAAGCAATTTTGAAGATTCGTTGTGAAGAAGAGGATGTTGATATTTCGGAAGACGCACTGGTCGTTCTTACTCGGATCGGTATGCAGACATCCTTACGTTATGCAATCCAACTGATAACCACTGCAAATTTGGTGTGTCGAAAACGCAAG GGCTTAGAAGTCAGTAAAGAAGATATACGAAAAGTGTATTCTTTGTTTATGGATGAGGCTCGGTCGACTCTTTTTCTCAAGGAATATCAGCAAGAATTTATGTTTAATGAAATATCTGAAATACAACCTTCCAACTCAG GTGACAAACTTAATGCGTGA
- the RUVBL2_1 gene encoding RuvB-like 2 (EggNog:ENOG410V9J6~COG:L) has product MLDIECFSFLNRALESDMAPVLIVATNRGITRIRGTNYQSPHGIPIDLLDRLLIISTDSYTDKEIQAILKIRCEEEDVDISEDALVVLTRIGMQTSLRYAIQLITTANLVCRKRKGLEVSKEDIRKVYSLFMDEARSTLFLKEYQQEFMFNEISEIQPSNSGDKLNA; this is encoded by the exons ATGTTGGATATTGAATGCTTCTCATTTCTTAATCGAGCCCTTGAATCTGACATGGCCCCTGTGTTAATTGTGGCAACAAACCGAGGTATCACAAG AATTCGTGGTACTAATTATCAGAGCCCACACGGAATACCTATTGATCTTCTTGATCGTCTCCTCATcatttcaactgactcatataCTGACAAAGAAATCCAAGCAATTTTGAAGATTCGTTGTGAAGAAGAGGATGTTGATATTTCGGAAGACGCACTGGTCGTTCTTACTCGGATCGGTATGCAGACATCCTTACGTTATGCAATCCAACTGATAACCACTGCAAATTTGGTGTGTCGAAAACGCAAG GGCTTAGAAGTCAGTAAAGAAGATATACGAAAAGTGTATTCTTTGTTTATGGATGAGGCTCGGTCGACTCTTTTTCTCAAGGAATATCAGCAAGAATTTATGTTTAATGAAATATCTGAAATACAACCTTCCAACTCAG GTGACAAACTTAATGCGTGA
- the RUVBL2_1 gene encoding RuvB-like 2, variant 3 (EggNog:ENOG410V9J6~COG:L) produces MVGQCKARRAAGLILGMIREGKIAGRAILLAGPPGTGKTAIAMGMAQALGHDTPFTAMAGSEIFSLEMSKTEALTQAFRKSIGVRIKEEAEIIEGEVVEVLIDRPATGTGAKIGKLTLKTTEMETVYDLGQKMIESLTKEKVQAGDVITIDKPSGKITRLGRSFTRARDYDATGGQTKFIQCPEGELQKRKEVVHTVTLHEIDVINSRTQGFLALFSGDTGEIKSEVRDQINHKVAEWREEGKAEIVPGNSWY; encoded by the exons ATGGTTGGCCAATGTAAGGCAAGAAGAGCAGCTGGCCTTATCTTGGGTATGATTCGTGAGGGCAAAATCGCTGGGCGTGCCATACTTCTTGCTGGTCCACCTGGTACAGGCAAGACTGCAATTGCTATGGGTATGGCTCAGGCACTTGGTCATGACACACCATTCACTGCAATGGCTGGTAGTGAAATATTCTCATTAGAAATGAGTAAGACAGAAGCTCTTACTCAAGCATTCAGAAAATCAATTGGCGTGCGGATCAA AGAGGAAGCCGAAATAATTGAAGGAGAAGTTGTCGAAGTCTTAATAGACCGCCCAGCAACCGGAACAGGCGCAAAAATAGGCAAATTAACGCTTAAGACAACTGAGATGGAGACAGTTTACGATCTAGGTCAAAAAATGATCGAGTCCCTAACAAAGGAAAAAGTTCAAGCTGG TGATGTTATTACTATTGATAAACCCTCTGGAAAAATAACAAGACTAGGTCGGTCGTTTACCAGGGCTCGAGACTACGATGCTACCGGTGGTCAAACAAAGTTTATTCAGTGTCCGGAAGGTGAATTGCAAAAACGAAAAGAAGTTGTTCATACTGTTACTTTACACGAAATCGACGTAATTAACAGCAGGACTCAGGGTTTTCTTGCCCTCTTCAGTGGAGATACCGGTGAAATAAAGTCGGAGGTTAGGGATCAAATTAATCACAAAGTAGCTGAATGGAGGGAGGAAGGAAAGGCAGAAATAGTTCCTGGT AATTCGTGGTACTAA
- the SLU7 gene encoding mRNA splicing protein, variant 2 (EggNog:ENOG410Y65V~COG:S) has translation MLLQDWVALTPELTIGSEVVERVDRFTYRGSLISPCGLVCDEISARIQKARLAFTNLRHLWRKRDIRLSTKGRVYCAAVRSVLLYGSETWPVRVEDIRRLLVFDHRCLRNIARISWDHRISNTVVRKRVLGKDGKSIDEVVKLHQLRWLGHVLRMPNDRLPRRAMFSGIGVGWKKARGGQTKTWHKFMSH, from the coding sequence atgttgcttcaggattgggttgcattgacacccgaactaacgatagggagtgaagtagttgagcgtgtcgatcgcttcacttatcgtggaagtctcatcagcccttgcggtctggtgtgtgacgaaatctcagcacggatacagaaggctcgactagcttttaccaacttgcgtcatttatggcgtaagcgagatatccgtctatcaaccaaaggacgtgtttactgcgcagcagttcgttccgtcctactttatggcagtgaaacatggccggtaagagtagaggatatccgtaggttactagtatttgatcataggtgtcttcggaatattgctcgtatatcttgGGACCATCGaataagtaacacagttgttaggaaacgggtactaggtaaggatggcaaatcaattgatgaagtagtgaaacttcatcagttgagatggctgggacacgtgttacgtatgcccaacgaccgactgcctcgacgtgcgatgttcagtggtataggagtaggttggaagaaagctaggggcggccagaccaaaacatggcacaagttcatgagtcactga